A DNA window from Drosophila pseudoobscura strain MV-25-SWS-2005 chromosome 2, UCI_Dpse_MV25, whole genome shotgun sequence contains the following coding sequences:
- the LOC6897984 gene encoding uncharacterized protein isoform X1 yields MTPSEKKQENMNADVDMDAEVDMDAEVDMDVEVDMDAEVDMDADMEFLDSAIDLVFDADLTVEPQVRKQLLELVYARTHRLLMQAHENRNDRHSDDITLADWEKVPKVQMKKRSKLLSTDEKNDIMANQKSDMPMPSTTGPCSGLMLPPWRHCKMGPTAILKAMQAPQKIATAARSNGASCQGYFPVKGVPRFPAAKALPMGAFNFR; encoded by the exons atGACTCCCTCCGaaaaaaagcaagaaaacaTGAATGCCGATGTGGACATGGATGCCGAAGTGGACATGGATGCCGAAGTGGACATGGATGTCGAGGTAGACATGGATGCCGAAGTGGACATGGATGCCGATATGGAGTTTCTGGATAGCGCCATCGATTTAGTATTTGATGCGGATCTCACTGTGGAACCGCAAGTACGAAAGCAGCTTTTGGAGCTGGTCTACG CCAGGACCCATCGACTGCTGATGCAAGCCCACGAAAATAGAAACGATAGGCACAGCGACGACATTACGCTCGCCGACTGGGAAAAGGTGCCAAAGGTGCAGATGAAAAAGAGGAGCAAACTACTGAGCACAGACGAGAAAAACGACATCATGGCAAATCAGAAATCCgacatgcccatgcccagTACCACTGGACCCTGCTCCGGGCTGATGTTGCCGCCCTGGCGACACTGCAAAATGGGTCCCACGGCCATCCTGAAGGCAATGCAGGCACCACAGAAGATTGCTACTGCTGCAAGGTCCAATGGTGCAAGCTGCCAGGGCTATTTCCCGGTCAAGGGCGTTCCACGTTTCCCTGCTGCAAAGGCACTACCAATGGGTGCCTTTAACTTCCGCTAG
- the LOC6897984 gene encoding mRNA 3'-end-processing protein RNA14 isoform X2, producing the protein MTPSEKKQENMNADVDMDAEVDMDAEVDMDVEVDMDAEVDMDADMEFLDSAIDLVFDADLTVEPQPGPIDC; encoded by the exons atGACTCCCTCCGaaaaaaagcaagaaaacaTGAATGCCGATGTGGACATGGATGCCGAAGTGGACATGGATGCCGAAGTGGACATGGATGTCGAGGTAGACATGGATGCCGAAGTGGACATGGATGCCGATATGGAGTTTCTGGATAGCGCCATCGATTTAGTATTTGATGCGGATCTCACTGTGGAACCGCAA CCAGGACCCATCGACTGCTGA